From a single Tachypleus tridentatus isolate NWPU-2018 chromosome 6, ASM421037v1, whole genome shotgun sequence genomic region:
- the LOC143254153 gene encoding uncharacterized protein LOC143254153 produces the protein MRLVNFILLLVITVYTVGSYVENGSDKITRNINNGYGCYGDIGGNTRALGRCGNKSGFDKKKDFRIYNGNGRYEKNMFRRDPDVGLVFDSDPNLIDGLTRETRKARQIHLGGGTRSDIRLDSELRMNDSLHLDA, from the exons ATGAGACTagtg aatttcatTCTACTTTTGGTGATTACGGTCTACACTGTAGGAAGTTACGTTGAAAACGGAAGTGACAAAATAACCCGAAACATCAACAATGGTTATGGTTGTTACGGAGATATAGGGGGAAATACTAGAGCTCTTGGCAGATGTGGGAATAAAAGTGGTTTTGATAAGAAAAAAGATTTCAGAATATATAATGGTAATGGAAGATACGAGAAGAATATGTTTAGAAGAGACCCAGACGTAGGCTTGGTTTTTGACAGTGACCCTAACTTAATAGATGGGTTAACAAGAGAAACACGAAAAGCAAGACAAATACATCTCGGTGGAGGAACAAGAAGTGATATAAGATTGGATAGTGAGCTAAGAATGAATGACAGTCTACATTTGGACGCATAA